In Leuconostoc kimchii IMSNU 11154, one genomic interval encodes:
- the fabZ gene encoding 3-hydroxyacyl-ACP dehydratase FabZ: MTVLNTQQIMEIIPHRYPMLMLDTVEELVPGEKVVAFKNISINEEIFQGHFPGNPTFPGALTVEALAQAGAVALLSLPEYKGKTAYFGGIKKARYRQMVRPGDRLRLEVTIERLRGPIGTGKGTVWIGDKKATTAELTFIIGD; the protein is encoded by the coding sequence ATGACCGTATTAAATACCCAACAAATTATGGAAATCATACCTCATCGTTATCCAATGTTAATGTTGGATACAGTTGAAGAATTAGTTCCTGGAGAAAAAGTTGTTGCTTTTAAGAACATTTCAATTAATGAAGAAATATTCCAAGGACACTTTCCTGGTAATCCCACATTTCCGGGCGCATTAACCGTTGAAGCATTGGCACAAGCTGGTGCAGTTGCTTTACTGTCATTACCTGAATATAAGGGTAAAACAGCTTACTTTGGTGGTATCAAAAAAGCGCGTTATCGCCAAATGGTACGTCCAGGTGATCGTCTAAGACTAGAAGTGACAATTGAACGTCTTCGTGGACCAATTGGTACAGGTAAGGGGACTGTTTGGATTGGTGATAAAAAAGCAACAACTGCTGAACTAACATTCATCATTGGAGATTAA
- the accB gene encoding acetyl-CoA carboxylase biotin carboxyl carrier protein yields MSLNINDIHELMSNLENSSLREFKIVDGDFSLHLSKNENAAVVNTSNAVATPAAPLPAVTTETPSADYPLAQPSNEGVEIVAPMVGTVYLQPKPEAPMFKSVGDKVAVGETVAVIEAMKLMTEIHSDVAGTVSKILVENEEVVDYNKPLYIIDKD; encoded by the coding sequence ATGAGTTTAAATATTAATGACATACATGAATTAATGAGTAATTTAGAGAATAGCTCATTACGCGAATTTAAAATAGTCGATGGTGATTTTAGTTTACATTTGTCCAAAAATGAAAATGCAGCAGTGGTTAACACCTCAAATGCGGTAGCAACACCGGCTGCACCATTACCAGCTGTAACGACTGAGACACCATCTGCTGATTACCCATTAGCGCAACCAAGCAATGAGGGCGTGGAAATTGTTGCACCAATGGTTGGTACGGTTTATCTCCAACCAAAACCTGAAGCACCGATGTTTAAATCAGTCGGGGATAAAGTTGCTGTTGGCGAAACCGTTGCCGTGATTGAAGCCATGAAATTGATGACAGAAATTCATAGTGACGTAGCAGGAACAGTTTCTAAAATTCTTGTTGAAAATGAAGAAGTTGTTGATTATAACAAGCCTTTGTATATTATCGATAAAGACTAA